The Lathyrus oleraceus cultivar Zhongwan6 chromosome 5, CAAS_Psat_ZW6_1.0, whole genome shotgun sequence genome includes the window GGCATGAAGGTTTCTCCAAAAACATTGGAACTTACGTGGGATGTGGGTCTCAAGTCCGCTTTCGATAAAGGCTACAAAAAGGTAGAATTGCAAATTGATAATAAAAAGATTTTTGAGGCAATTAGGGATAGTAAGCCAAACATAATGAAGGTTGGGGTCTATTTCAACAAATCAAGAGTTGCCTGAATGGAGTTGAGAAGTCTGAATATCTCATGTATATAGAGAAGCCAACCATTGTGTTGATGCCATTGCAAATATGAGTTTGAGTCATAATCTAGGATTGCGAAGCTTGATGAGCCGTACTCAAAAACACCAACCACTATCACAGATATCAGCTAGCCCTTCACCGTATACTTGCTCATCAGCCCCAACTTTAATATTTATCGATTTTCCTAACATGTCTAATATGTATCTCATGTATTATATTGCTCTGCTCCTCAGATCAAGTAGTAGGAAGTAAAGTTAACTCTCATCAACCGCTGTAATGGCGTCATATTGTAGCTTAATAGTTATCACAAGGTTTCTGGGAAAACCGGAACTATCAAAATTAAGAATTTTGCATACAATTTATGCAACAAGTTTTATCTATTAAAAACTCCCAACACGAACTGACAAGTAACAATGGCAGAGCCCATAAAAAGTACAAACAGAGGCTTAACACATTCAAAGTTCCAGGAGCCAACTGGTTCAGAAGCAATTAAATATCTTCCACATCATCAGCACGGACTCAGTCTGTATCAACTATTCAAATTATATCACATACAAATAAATGAAGGTGATTTAATCCACAATCTAAGTAATACAGAACAATTTGATTGCAAATCTTTATTTATTGCAAGGggtgaaagaaataaaaaaagCTTCAGTTGTTGTCTTCACGGCCATAATTATAAATTATCTCAATCTGCACCAAGAACATAATAACAAATCCAGTCAGAAAGAGCACATCCCAGGGTAACATATATTGGAATAAATATAATGTTATAAGAAACAGAAGAAAACCAACTAGGAGCATGATAAAAGCCGGCATACAACAAGGGCAAACAGGATAAACCGGCATACAACAAAGACAATGGCCGTACTCACAAATGGAGAATGGAACTCCTATTTTTTTCTATATCCATCAGTGGTTATCACATTTTATGAATATATCCTATCTGAACCTTATTATTGATCTATAGTGCAAGACCTTGACATTTGGTACACAGGAGGGTGATAAATGGATTTATAGGAGGTAGTAGTGTGTGATAAAAGCCTTGCAAATAGCAATAGGAACTTGGCACACAAGTGAAGTAAATTTCTGAAAGAAACAATTCTTTCTAAGGGTGATTTTGATATGGTGATTTTAAGGGTGTGATAAAGTGTTTGGTGGATCAATACTTGAAAATCATTTAATAATCTAAAAATGATTGATGCCTCACCTCTCAAGTAGAAGGCCCGTGATATTACTTTTCCTCATGAATGAAACAGTGGTTCGACAAAAAACAAATAATAGATACAAACATTAATGCTCAAAACTCAACTTATGTTTGCTTTCTTTTGTTTTTGTCAAATCAACGCCAATCAATCACTATCGGAGATTGGGAACTTTTTACTAAGGTGACGTTAGACAGACATCATTGAAGTTTTAGGCAATTTGCAAGCAACAGTCTACCATAGACCACATGAGATACTTCCCCACCCTATTGTGTTATTCATAAGAAAGTAGAAGAAAATACATAAAGAACAAATTCTCCAAGCCAAAGTCAACTCCCGTTGGCCCAGGCTATAAGCCTAAACTGAAATGGAGCACACACCCTCTTTGATCCACCATGTATAACCAATTTTCTCTCTCTTACCAGGCCCATAAATTATATCAATGAACCCATCAATACCACCCGCATGAAAAGCTGTGTAGTCCTCTAAAAAGAAGGAAGACAACTTGTCACAGAAGTTTGTCTTCCACTTCCCTAGTTGCTTCCTAGACAGTAGTAACCAATTAACAGTCAGTTTTAATGATGGCAGATGGCACAAAGCAAAAAAATTCAACATTTTAAGCCGCCATAAAACACCCTGGCACTGCCATCCTTCACAACCTGGCCATGACGGTTGAAAAAAAATCCGCTTTGGCCGATAAATTCCCCACAAATATGTTGGGTCTGATACCACTAGGACTCTTCTGCAGTGAGGGCTAGAATTCTGCTTTTGCTCAATGGGGCCTAAATCAACTTGCCTCTGCTATTCCTATCCAAGGAGTAGTGAGATGGGTCAGCAACTCCACATGTTTATGTTGCTATTCAAATGTCTCACATCTCGGTGTGCAGGTTTGAGAAGGACTTAGTGATGCCAGCAACAATTGCTATCCAGGAGCTAAGTTTGGCCGATTGAACATTCAACCGACTGACCTAATGCACTAGAGCATCAACTCGTTGTGAAGCCAGTTGGGTTTGCATACAATAAAGTCTCCCTCTCCTAACATCTCAACAAAAGCGGAAGCTATTTCACGCGTTCAGTGTGATGGGGGCAACTGTCACCACAAacaatttatttttttaaattgagTATACTTAATAGGTGTGTGCTGCCTTTATAAGACAGTTTTTAGATAAGCGGTTTCGTGTTGGACCGGTCTGTCTGGGTGTGTCACGTGAACACCTCTATGTAAAAATGGTAAGAAAGTAGAAGAAAATATTGCAAGTAACAGCAAATAAGTAAAATCAAACTGAAGTGGAAACACACAACCACTTCTCTCCCTCTAAACAACCCTCTATTAcatatttttttcactttttccTCCAACTAACTTTCCCACCCACTTTGATTTACAAGTTAGTCTCTCCCCCATATAAGATCCCATCCAACAACTAAGAACCCTATCAATTTCATAGCTTTCTTCATCGAAATTATACAATTATCATGACAACCTGGCACCTTAGTTGCACTATTTCAAACATTCCATTGCTAGTTCgaaaattaaaattgatttaCCTATTCACTTATCGGGATCATAGAGAGAAAAATTATGAAGGGAATCATTGTGCTAACTTCTAATATCATCAAATGCATGTTTAGTGTATAACTTCAGAGGGGAATTGGAGCAAACTTATTGACTACCGACTATATTGAAAATTAGGTTAGTCACTTAACTTAATAGCCACAGAAAAGTTCAATAAATTAAACAAAGAGATTTAAAAGCACACATGAAAAAACAGAGGTTTCAACCATCTTATGTGATAGTGATACTATTAATGACAGCATAATCAGATGAGATGTCAACAGAACGCTCTTGGCAAGAAAAACTCGCAGTGCTATACCAACGTGTTGGTATCTTGCATAGAGCTCTATGTATATCTATCTCATTGAATGAACTTATCCCCTCACAAACACACATGTTCATGTATATGTATTTGTATAAGTACGAAATAAGTGGGGcaaataaaaaaggaaaaaataaacCAAGCCTATAACCGTAATGACTTACCCCTTCAGGTGGAGGTGGGTTGCGAGTAAACTTGGAACCTCCAGGTGCCCATGGAACTATTAAACAGAAGAAATAAGAACAAAAAAGGTAGTGTCAGAAATGCATTAAATGAGAAAAATCAACCTCTAAGACTAGACAAACAAAAAATTGGCGATACACTGTCATTGCCATTGTGCCTATATGCCCAAAGGCAGATTGCAGCAACCCCTAAGACTAGAAAAAGTAAAAATTGGCGATACATTATCATTGTCATTGTGTCTATGCCTAAAGGCGAATTGCAGCTGAGGTAAATGATCAAATGAAATGTTTCATACTAATGGCTCTCTTTGTAAGTTTAACAGTTGGAATACAGTGACAAACACAGGTACTGATTACTGTCAATATTTTatataattttcttgattaggaTAGTCCCCTCAACTCCAATCACCACGCCTCTAACATTGGGGGATACATTTTGTTTGGAATTTCCTACCATTAAATACAACACCATAGTATTCTGCTAATTTTAAACCATGTCTCATTACCTATCATTCATGCGCTCCATCGtataataataattatataaaaaaaatctgaaaaagAAAAACAGAAAACAGTGTTGATCCAGATATTAATCTTCAGCGGGTGTGTGTGATTTGTTTACCAATATAAGGGTCAGGATGGCGCCACTTATTGTAGCTAGCTTCAGCATCCACTATTAACCTATCAATGGTATCAGGGTCTTCCTGTTAATCACAAACAAGCACAAATCCAAATCAGATTCGTTACTGCAAATAGAACATTCCAATTTTACAACACAGTTCCAAAAATTAGGGCAAGTGCAAATTGCAAGATTCGATAGTCTCAAAGAGGCAGATTTGAAAGAGGTGAGGGAAACTAACCACATGTTTGTTTTGCTCGAACCGATCGCGGAGGTTTGCAGCCTGAAAATGGAAAGAAAAAGAAACGAATCAGAGAAAATAGGTTGATTGAAATTGGGGGAATGAGTGAGAGTGAAGATGAATACGTCGTCGTAGAATAGGTGGCGATGAACGGCCCAGTTGAGAGTGTCTTTAAGAGCGCGGCGGTACAGAATCCGAACCTTCTCCTTCTGCGCCGCGCGCCGAGCAACGTACGCCGTAGATGCTAAGCTCatttctctttctctctcttttcaatctcttccctttttttctttttcacttccACTTCATAACAATAACCAGAGATTGGAGAACCAGGTACAATGCTAGACGACGTCGTATTATTATTGGGCTTTTGGGCTGTTTTTTCTTGCGTGCTCGATTTACAGAATTTTACCTGCACTCTATTAACTACACCCCACTCCTCTATAATTTTTTACTTAAAGCACTTTAAGGATTACACCACCACACCTTCGTGAAAATTTAAAAATATCTCTAAATTTTAAAGATGTATTTATAGAAATATGTTAAATACAACAAATACATGCATAAATGAACCATATct containing:
- the LOC127079288 gene encoding NADH dehydrogenase [ubiquinone] 1 beta subcomplex subunit 9 translates to MSLASTAYVARRAAQKEKVRILYRRALKDTLNWAVHRHLFYDDAANLRDRFEQNKHVEDPDTIDRLIVDAEASYNKWRHPDPYIVPWAPGGSKFTRNPPPPEGIEIIYNYGREDNN